The Faecalibacter bovis genome includes the window ATAATCTTAGCGAGAAATTTTAGTAATTTTGACTATACTTTATCATTCTTAATTAATTACATTATGGATTTTATTCTTGATACATCTACAGCCGAAATTGTTGGTTATTTAGCTTCGGTTTTCATTATTTTATCATTTGTTTTTTCAAATATTAGAACAATCCGAATCATTAATGCTATAGGTTGTGTTTGTTTTGTGATTTACGCAGCTGCGTATGATGCTTGGCCTGTTTTAATTCCTAATGCAATTTTACTATTTGTTCAAGTTTATTATCTTATTTTTAAACCTGGAAAATAAATTTAAAAAATTGAAAGTAATTTCTGCCGTAATTAACAACATAGAAACAGATCAAAGAGTTGATAAAGTCTGTAATTCTTTATTAAAATTTGGATATGATGTTGAATTAATTGGAACAACATTAAGAGGAAAACCTACATTAAATAAAGAATACAAAACAAGTTTAATTCCTATGAAATATCAAGTAGGTTTTAAATCTTATGCTGAATTTAATTTTAAACTTTTTGTTAATCTACTTATCAAAGCGGATAAAAACTGTATTTTATTGGCAAATGATTTAGATAGTTTATTACCATTTTACCTTGTGAGTAAAATCAAAAAACTTCCTTTGGTTTTTGATAGCCACGAAATTTATTCTGAATTACCTTCTTTACATAATCGACCTACAACTAAAAAAATCTGGAAATCGTTAGAGCGCTTTCTTCTTCCACGAGTTAAATATTTTTACACAGTAAGTAATGGTTATGCAAATTGGTTTAAAAAGGAATACGGATCAAATCCAGAAGTAATCAGAAATGTGCCGCATCTTCAAAAATTAAATGATACAGAAAATTTAATCTTTTTTAAATTACCACAAGTTCCAGAAAATCATAAAATCGTTTTATATCAAGGCGCATTAAACATGAGTCGCGGTTTAGAATATATGATTGAAGCAATGTTGTACGTAGAAAATTGCGTGTTTTGGATTGCTGGAGACGGACCTAAAAGAAACGAATTAGAAAAATTAGTTCAGGATTTTAAGCTTGATCATAAAATATTTTTTCTTGGTAATGTACCTCCAAAAATTTTAAAAACAATAACACCTTTAGCTGAAGTTGGAATTAGTTTAGAACAAGATTTAGGAATTAGTTACAAATATGCTTTACCCAACAAAGTATTTGATTATTTCCAAGCGAAAGTTCCGATTTTATCAACATACTTACCAGAAATAAAAGCTACGATTGAACATTATGATGCAGGTCGAGTTATAACAAAACATGATGCGAAACACATTGCCGAAGAATTAAATATTTTATTGAAAGAAGGTAAAAAATCGTATCACGAAAGATTATCCAAAGCTGCACAGGAATGTTGTTGGGAAAACGAAGAACCGAAATTAAAAGCAATATTTGAACAAATAAAAAAGGTAGATTAAATTAATCTACCTTTTATACTTATATTATATTTTAATCAAAGTTAATCTGCTAATTCTTCCGTCACTTCAAAGAAACGTCCCTCTTCACAACGAACCTTACGCGCAGGATAACGACGTATAATATCGTAATCGTGTGTAGCCATTAATACCGCACAATTATTTTGTTTAGAAACAGAAAGTAACAAGTTCATAATCTCGTTAGAAGTTTCTGGATCTAAATTTCCTGTTGGCTCATCTGCTAAAATTAATTCAGGATGATTTAATAAAGCACGCGCAATAGAAACACGCTGTTGTTCACCTCCAGACAAACGGAAAGGCATCATTTTTTTCTTCGACAACATCCCAACTGAATCTAATACCTCATCGATACGAGCTTCAATTGAATTTTTATCTTTCCAACCTGTTGCTTTCAAAACGAATTTTAAATTTTCTTCAACAGAACGGTCCGTTAATAATTGGAAGTCTTGGAAAACAATTCCTAAATGGCGACGTAAATCTGGAATTTTACTTGTTTTTAAAGTTTTCAGATCCATTCCAACTACTTTTCCACTACCATTTTTCAATGGTAAATCACCATAAAGCACTTTTAATAAGCTACTTTTTCCACTTCCTGTTTTACCAATTAAATACACAAATTCCCCTTCTGCTAAAGTGAAATTCACATCAGATAAAACTAAATGATTACGTTGATAGATTGAAGACTGACTAACTTCAATTACATTTTTAACTTCCATACAGGTATGCGTCTTTTTTTCAAATGTAAAAAAAAAGCCTGAAAGAAAAACCTTCAAGCTTATTTTTTATAAATCGTAGCGATTATCTCTTAGCTCTAACGGCGCTAACAGTTAATGCTTTTCTTCCTTTTTTTCTACGAGCCGCTAATACTTTACGACCGTTTTTAGAAGCCATACGCTCACGGAAACCGTGTTTGTTTCTTTTCTTTCTGTTACTTGGTTGAAATGTTCTCTTACTCATCTTTACTAAGTTTGTATACCATTACACGAATGGAATGGGTTATAAATAAAGTTATTTTATTAATTCAAAATTATATTTAAAGAAAATTACAAACTTTCTGAATTAATTCAAACCGTCTACCGTTCCCTTTATTTGTAATTTTCGAAGTGCAAATATATAAATTATTTCTTTCTAAACAACACAAAATTAAATATAAAATATTCAAATTGGTAAGTTATATCACTCCTATTTGTTGTTAAAATTTGTATCTTAGCCGTCTTATATAACAAAAGGATATGACTGAAGGAGAAAAACTGATCCCAATCAACATTGAGGATGAAATGAAATCGGCATATATCGATTACTCGATGTCGGTAATCGTGTCTCGTGCCCTTCCAGATGTACGTGATGGTTTGAAACCTGTTCACCGAAGAGTATTATTCGGGATGTATGAGTTAGGAGTTTTTTCTAACCGTGCTTATAAAAAATCTGCACGTATCGTAGGGGAAGTTTTAGGTAAATTCCACCCACACGGAGACAGCTCTGTATATGATGCAATGGTACGTATGGCTCAACCTTGGTCGTTACGTTATATGTTAGTAGATGGACAAGGTAACTACGGATCTGTAGATGGTGATCCACCTGCAGCAATGCGTTATACTGAAGCTAGACTTCAAAAAATATCAGACGAATTATTAGCTGATTTAGATAAAGAAACTGTCGATTTTCAATATAATTTCGATGACACTCTACAAGAACCAACAGTTTTACCAACAAAAATTCCTACCTTATTAGTTAATGGTGCATCGGGGATTGCTGTAGGTATGGCTACTAATATGGCTCCACATAATTTAACAGAAGTTATTGACGGAACTATTGCATACATCGAAAATCGTGATATCATGATTGACGAGTTAATGAAATATATTAAAGCTCCTGATTTCCCAACTGGTGGAACTATTTATGGTTATGAAGGTGTAAAGCAAGCTTTAGAAACTGGTAGAGGACGTATTGTTTTACGTGCAAAAACTCATTTCGAGGAAGTTCATAATCGCGATTGTATTATTGTGACTGAGATTCCTTACCAAGTGAATAAAGCAGATATGATTGCTAAAACGGCTGATTTAATTAAGGATGGTAAATTAGATGGTATCGCAGAGATTCGTGACGAATCTGACCGTAAAGGAATGCGTATCGTTTATGTTCTTAAAATGGATGCTGTTCCTAATGTAGTTTTAAACAAATTATTTAAATATACACAATTACAATCTTCTTTCTCTGTTAATAACATTGCCTTAGTAAACGGAAGACCAGAGCAATTAAATTTAAAAGATTTAATTCACTACTTCGTTGAACACAGACATGAAGTTGTAATTCGTCGTGCTGAATACGATTTAAGAAAAGCACAAGAACGTGCGCACATCTTAGAAGGTTACATGAAAGTAATTGGTACCCAAGATGATTTAGATCGTGCAATTAAGATTATTCGTGAGTCTGAAACTCCAGAAGAAGCTCGTCAAGGTTTAATGATGGCTTTTGGTTTATCAGAAATCCAAGCACGTGCAATCTTAGATTTACGTTTACGTACTTTAACTGGTCTTGAAATTGACAAGATTCGTGCGGAATACGAAGAAATCATGAAAACAATTAACTACTTAAAAGAGATTTTAGCAAACGAAGAATTACGTATGCAAATTATCAAAGATGAGTTAATTGAAGTTCGTACTAAATATGGTGACGACCGTCGTACAGATATTAATTACGCTGGTGGTGACTTAAATATGGAAGATTTAATTCCTGACGAAAAAGTAGTATTAACAATTTCTCGTTTAGGATACATTAAACGTACTCCATTATCTGAATACCGTAAACAATCTCGTGGAGGTGTTGGTAACAGAGCTGCCACAACTCGTGATGAAGATTTCTTAGAATACATGGTACTGGCGACAAACCACCAATACATGTTATTCTTTACTGAAAAAGGAAAATGTTTCTGGATGCGTGTATTCGAAATTCCTGAAGGATCTAAAATTTCGAAAGGACGTGCAATCCAAAACTTAATCAATATCGATCCAGACGATAAAGTAAAAGCATATATCCGTACACACGATTTAATGAACGAAGAGTACGTTAATAATAACTACGTAACTATGATTACGAAAAAAGGTATTATTAAGAAAACTTCTTTAGAAGCTTACTCTCGTCCACGTGCAAATGGTATCAACGCTATTACAATTAAAGAAGACGATACTTTATTAGAAGCTTTATTAACAAACGGAGAAGGAATCATCATGATCGGAACTAAATATGGTAAAGCCATCCGATTCTTAGATAATTCAATTCGTCCATTAGGAAGAAACTCTCAAGGTGTTAAAGCGATCAACTTATCAGATCATGACGATAATGAAGTTATCGGTATGATTAATATTAATGACATCGAAACTGAAACTGTTTTAGTTGTTTCTGAAAATGGATATGGTAAACGTTCTTCTGTTGAAGATTACCGTGAAACTAAACGTGGAGGAAAAGGTGTTACTACTTTAAATATTACTGATAAAACAGGAAAATTAATCGCAATTGAATCGGTTACTGATGAAAACGATTTAATGATTATTAATAAATCTGGTGTAGCTATCCGTACAGGATTAAACGAAATCCGTGTGATGGGACGTGCAACACAAGGTGTTCGATTAATCAACCTTAAAAATAATGATGCTATTGCAGCAATCGCAAAAGTAGAGGTTGATGAAGAAGTTGTAGAAGAAGAATCGACAACAGAAAACGACGAACAATTAGTTGAAAATCAAGTTGAATTAAACAATGATCAACCAGCTGAAGAAACAACTTCAGAAGATGATCAATCAAATGATTAATTATGAAAAAAATCTTATTTAGTTTAGGTTTAGTATTATCATTATCTACAGCATTTGGACAAGTAAATACTGAAGAGTTAAATACTAACCCAGCTCAATTAGCAGAAAAATACAACGCTTTAGCTAAAGAAAATTTAACTAAAGGTGATGTAACTAAAGCAAGCGAAAGTTTATCTAAATTAGCAAAATACGAAAACGGTAAAGTTTGGCAAGTACGTAATAAGGATACGAAAAAAGACGAGTTTTACTACTCTCAAGCAGATGTTGATGCAGCTGTAGCTGGAGGAAACTATGCTAAACCTAAAGAAATTACTTTAGCACCTAAATATGGTTTCTTATTACAATCTCAAGTTTCAGATTTAGCAAATAAGCAATTAACTGACGCGAACAATAATTTAGATACTAAAAAGTATGATGAAGCTGCACAAAATTTCTTAAATGTTTACAACTTAGTTGAAGCATTAGGAACAAAAGAAGAGGTATATAAATACCAAGCAGCTATTTCATATTACAATGGAGCTAAATATGAAAAAGGATTAGCTATCATTAAAGAATTAGCTAAAAACAATTTCACAGGTGTTTCTGCTAATCAAACTAAAAACTTAAATAGAGATTTATATGTTTTAGCTTTAAATTCTTTATATAGTTTAAAACAATACGATCCTATTTTAGATGAAGCATTAGCTAAATATCCTACTGATATTGATATTAACTCTCTTGCTACAAGTATCTACCAAGTTACTGGTAATGGAGATAAATTAAAATCTAAGATTGAAGAGAACATCAAAATTAATCCAACAGACCACTTAAACTATTATAATTTAGGTGTTTTATTAATGGATGATTCGTCTACAGAAGCGAAAGCTCAGGAATTATTTAGAAAATCAATTGAGTTAAATCCTAAACATGTTGAATCTTACAGAAATTTAATAGCAACTTATTTAACAAAAGATAAAAGCTATACTGAAAAAATCAACAACAACTTAGGAAACTCTAAAGCTGAAAAGGCAATCTATAACGAAAACATTGCTAAGCGTAAAGAATTATTTTCAACTGTAATTCCTTACTTAGAAAAAATTCACGAATTAGATCCTAAAGATATTACAGTAGTTAAAAATTTAGCTATTGCGCACAGAACAGTGGAAAATACTGAAAAAGAAGATTTCTACCGTGCTTTAGAAAAGAAAATGGCAACAGGAAAATAATCCGATCGTTGTATAAAAAAGGGAGAATCAAAATTTGATTCTCCCTTTTTATTTGATTAAAAATTCCAATTTTTTAATTCACTTAAAAAATGATGAGCTGTTAAATCATAACGAACCGGAACTACAGAAATAAAACCATTTTCTAAGGCATATTCATCTGTATCATCTCCTTTATCATGATTTACAAATTCACCACACATCCAGTAATATTGTCTACCACGTGGATCTTCTCTCTTATCAAACTTCTCTTCCCATTTAGCATCTGCCTGACGACAAACTTTTACGCCTTTAATATCATTTTCTGATACTTTTGGGATATTTACATTCAATACAATTCCTTTAGGTAATCTTTTTTCTAAAACTTCCTTAATAATTGTTTTAATGTATTTTTCAGCTGCTGAAAAATTTGCATCATAATCAAAATCATCCAACGAAAAACCTATCGCAGGAATTCCTTCTATACCAGCTTCAACAGCTGCAGACATCGTTCCTGAATAAATTACATTAATCGATGAATTAGATCCATGATTAATTCCTGATAAGCATAAATCTGGTTTTCTTGGTAAAATATGAGCTACTGCTAATTTTACACAATCTACAGGAGTTCCCGAACAAGAAAACTCTCTCACCCCACTATTCGATTCTATTTCGTTACAAAAAATTGCCTTATTCAACGTTACAGCATGTCCCATTCCACTTTGCGGACTATCTGGAGCAACAACATATACTTCTCCAAACTCTTTAGCCATATTAATCAAATTACGAATTCCGGGCGCTGTAACCCCATCGTCATTTGTGATTAAAATTAACGGTCTTTCCATAATTATTCTTACTTTTAGTAATTCTTTAGACAATGCAAAAATCTTAAAATAATTATTATTTTGATTTATATTTGAATGAAGATTTTATAATATTAATTAATTCCAATAAAAACTTAATATGCTAGTTAAAAAAACGTATATCTTATTATCGTTTTTATCGATGAGTTTACTTGCTTTTTGCTTTTGTAAACCTATGCTAGATAATGATGACGAGAAAGAAAAATTAGTAATTAAAAATACTAGAAATACACTTTCTTATTTACATTACAAACCGGCTCAAATTGACGATAAATTTTCTGAAAATGTATTCAATAAATATATTGAGAATTTAGACCCTTCTAAACGCTTCTTATTACAAAGCGATTATGATGCTTTCAAAAAAGACATTCATAATTTAGATGATTATTTTAAAACTGAAAATTTAAGTTTCTATAATCAGACTGTAGATACGATGTATGTACGTATTGAAGAAGCTGAAAAGTATGCATTAGAAATTCTAGAAAAACCTTTCGATTTTAATACAAAAGAAGATTTAATTTTAGATCCTAAAAATCAACCTTACGCTACAACTAAGGCTGAAGCTAAGGATTTATGGAGAAAGTATTTGAAATATAATACAATGCTAGAAATTACTTCTATGCAAGATGATTTGGAAGGTAAAAATGCAAAAGATTCTATTGAAATTGCATCATCTGAAGATGAGAAACCAAAAAACATCACAAAAAATACTCCTTTTTCTGAAATTGAAAAAATTGCAAGAGAAGACGTTAAAGATTTAATTACAGATTATTTCCGCCGTTTAAAGAAACGTAAAAGAAGTACTTATTTTTCTTTATACGTAAATTCTCATACAGAACAATATGATCCACATACCTCATTCTTCTCACCAACAGACAAAGAAGATTTTGATGTATCTATGTCGGGACAATTAGAAGGAATTGGTGCAAAATTACAAGACAAAAAAGGTTATGCAACAATTGCAGAATTAGTTGTCGGTGGACCAGCTTGGAAAGGTGGAAAATTAGAAGTTGGTGATCAAATTATCAAGGTTGCACAAGGTAAAAAAGGTGAACCTGTAAATATCGTAGGAATGTTATTAGACGAAGCAATTCGTTTAATTCGTGGTAAAAAAGGATCTGAAGTTATCTTAACTGTTAAGAAAAAAGATGGTTCTACTCAAGATATTTCTATCATTCGTGATGTTATTGAACATGATGAAGTATTTGCTCGTTCTGCTGTAATTTCTGACGCAAATGGTGACAAATACGGTGTGATTTATTTACCAGAATTCTACACATCAATGGGAGAAAAAGAAGGTAGAGATCCATCAGTAGATATTGAAAAAGAGATTGCTTTATTAAAGAAAGAAAACATCAAAGGTTTAGTTTTTGACGTTCGTAATAATGGTGGAGGTTCTTTGGAAGAAGTTGTTCAAATTTCTGGATTATTCATTAAAAATGGTCCTATCGTTCAAGTAAAACGTAGTGATGGAATGAAAAAAATTCATGAAGATAAAGACGACAATATTGCTTACGATGGTCCATTAGTAATTTTAGTAAACGAATTATCAGCATCGGCATCTGAAATTTTAGCAGCAGCAATGCAAGATTACGGAAGAGCTGTAGTTGTTGGTTCGCCACAATCTTTCGGAAAAGGAACTGTGCAAACGATGTTACCATTAGATCAAAGAACAAGAAGCGATGAATACGGAGCTATTAAATTAACAATACAGAAATTTTATCGTGTAAACGGAGGATCAACTCAGTTAAAAGGAGTTGCATCGGACATACCAATGGTCGATCAATTTACATATAGCGATATAAACGAAGGATCTCGTCCTGAAGCTTTAGCATGGGATCAGATAGAAGCTTTAAGCGTTCAAAAATGGAACAATCCATTTGATTTAAATGTGATAAAAGCAAAAAGTGCTGAACGTTTAAAAAATAATCAACACTTAAAAATGATTGATGAAAGTATGCAATTAGTTAAGAAATTTGAAGAAACTAAAAAGGTTCCTTTAAATATAGAAGAATATAAAGCATACCGAAAAAATCGTGAAGCTGAAATTAAAAAATTTGAAGATTTAGATAAATACAGCAACAAACTAAATGTTTCTATGAATGCTAAAGATTTAGCAACATCTAAAAACGATACAGTATTTAAAGCTAAACGCGAAAACTGGATTAAAGGTTTGAAAAAAGATATTTATTTAGAAGAATCTGTTAACGTATTAAAAGATTTAAGAAAATAAGAATGGATCAAAATTCAGGTTCTTTTACTCAAATCGTACTTAGAAAATTAAGAAAGAGCCCTATTGGGCTCATTTCTTTTAGTATAATTTTGTTAGCTGGATTAGTTACAATTTCCGCATATTTCATTGCTACTGACAAAACTAAAAACGCAAACAGACAAGATTTAGCACTTGCTTATGCTCCAATTGGTCATCATCAATTAACATTAGAAATTCCTTTACCAAATTACACTGACACTCGTAGTTTGAGTGATTTATTTTTTGGAAAAGAAATCGATTCTGAACATATCAGCATTGCTTCCTATAAAATTGTGAACGATCAATTAACGTATGTTCCGTATTTAGGAAATGGATTAAATGGAGATCCTTTACATGTAAATTTAAAAGAATGGACAAAGCATGACATCTCTTTAGCAGCGATTGAAAAAGATTTCATTTTTAATAAAACCTATATTTTAGGAACTGATAGTTACGGTCGAGATTTCTTTTCGAGATTAGTAATCGGAACAAGAATTTCTTTCTTAATTGGATTTATAGCTGTTTTTATTTCTTTAGTTGTCGGTGTTACTTTAGGTGCTATTGCTGGTTATTACAAAGGAAAAACAGACAATATCATCATGTGGTTTATCAATGTCATTTGGTCAATTCCTACTCTACTTTTAGTTATCGCAATTACCTTAGCCATCGGAAAAGGATTTTGGCAAATATTTATTGCAGTTGGATTAACCATGTGGGTTGAAGTTGCACGTGTCGTAAGAGGACAATTTTTATCTTACCGCGAAAAAGAATTTGTAGAAGCTGCAAGAGCTTTAGGTTTTAGTGATTTTAATATCATTTTTAAACAAATTATGCCCAATATTATTGCTCCAGTTATTGTGATTTCAGCGGCCAATTTTGCCTCAGCTATTTTAGTAGAATCGGGATTAAGCTTTTTAGGTATTGGAGCACAACCTCCTACACCATCGTGGGGAAACATAATAAAAGAACATTACAGCCATATCATTTTAGGCAAACAGCATTTAGCTATTTTACCAGGTTTAGCCATTATGATTTTAGTTTTAGGATTTAATATTTTCGGTAATACACTCCGAGATTTAATGGATATAAAAAATTAATACAAAGCGATTCTAACTGAATCGCTTTTTTTTATTTCATATGTTAAATTATTGACTAACTTTAAATTCAACCAACTTAAACTATGAGAAATTTTTTTTATATTTTTTCTCTACTACTGACCTACCCTAATATTTTTGCACAAGTTTGCAAATTTACACAAGACCATAATGGAAACATTGGGTCTACGCACATTTCATGTGGCTATAATTTTTCTAATTCGTGTATTAATATTACAGCGAATTTTCCAACAATTCGGGATTCTTATAGTTACGCCAGTCCAACACAAATTGCGTATAATCCGACAGGAAATTACACAACAGGAATTGCTTTAAACGCAAATGATGATGATAGATTTATTAAAAAATTACATTTATCTGAAATAGGCGGAAATGAACCTTTTCTTTTTCATTTTTATGGGAATGTAAAAAGTTCTTTAACTATTAGTTCCAATGGAATAATCTCGTTTAATGATAATATTAACGAAGGTGATTTTAGCACGCCAGATTCGAATAATAATTCGTTGCCTTCTGCTTTCTTACCACAAGATGCTATTTATGGAATTTTTCAAGATTTAGAATTTAATAGCGCTAATGATTCTGAAATTTATTATCATGTAATGGGTGGATATCCCTGCAGAAAATTAATCATCAATTATTACAAAGCAAGATTAAGTGGTACAGAATTAACTTCTACTTTTCAGATTGTTTTGAATGAAAGAACAGGAATTATTGAGATTAATGTAGAATCTAAACCGCTAGCTGATTCATCAATGCGTTTCAAAAATGCTTTGATTGGTATTAATGGAAATGTTTTAAACGGAATTGCTGCTCCAAACCGAAATACAGGAAATTGGCAAGCAACGAATGAATCCTATGTTTTTACACCAAACGGTAATAATTTATCACCTACAAATTACAGATGGACAAATTCGCTAAACAATTCAGTTACAAATAACGCAACTGTTAATGTTTGCAACATTGTTCCGTCAATATATACGGCGACTGCAAATTATACTAATCAGAATAATGAAGTATTTAATGTCAAACAAAATCATCCTATAACTTTTGACAATGCATATCCAATTCCAAAAAATCATTCGGAAGTAATATGTAATACGACAACTTCATTACAACAATCTCAATTTTATTCAAGTATAAATACTCAAACCAATCATTCATTATTTAGATATAAATTTTATTTGAGTAATGCTGATGCAATTAATAACAATTCGAATTTTATACCTTTTAATCAAAATTTACAAGCCAATCAAACGTATTATGTTAGAATTGAAAATGCGAATGATTCGTCATGTTTTAAAATTGCAACGTTACAACTTCTTAGTCAGGTAGAATTTCCTTCACATGTAGAAATTTGTGATGCTGGAAATGATCGTACGCAAGAATATGTTTTATCAGGATTAAATTGTCTATTGTTCGAAAATATTCCAAACGTAACCAATATCCGTTACTATTTAGACAATCAGACCAATCCTTCTACAACCGCGATTTTAACATCGAATACTCGTATACGAGTGGAGTATAATTTACCTGGTTGTCCAAACATCATGTCTAATGAAATTAGAGTAAACTTTATTGATGGTCCTGTCCTATTAATGCAAGAATTAAATTTTGAATCTTTCGAAGAAATTTTTGATATAATTACTAACAACAATCCAATCTATGAAGAACCTTATATTTGGGAAGAAGAGTTAGAAGAATCTGGAATTGTTTTATCTAACGCAAGTGACATAACTTCTATCAAAGCTTTTTTAACTTTAGAAGATGCAATCAATAATCGAAACCCACAAAATAGATTAAAAGAAGGGCTTGAGGAAAATAATTACGAATATGATCTTTACTTAAGAATAGAAAATGAAAGCAAGGATTGTAGAGGTTTTTGTTACAATATTCTGCCTGTAAATGCGCGCGTAAAATTTAAACGTATTATCCTAAATATTAATGATAATGATCCTGACGATCCAATAGATTTCCTTTAAAATTTGATTTGGAAACGGCAGACATTTATTTATGTGCCGATGATGAATATGAAGTGAATTTGATGACAGATATGAGAAGGTTATTTAATATCACGAGTACAAATTATTCGTGGGATGATTTTAGAAATAACATTTCATAACAATTACGGTACAGCTAACAATTCAGAAAATGAAGGAATTGATACTATTCAACTATTTAGTGGAAATGGAGCAACTTTTTATGTACGTTTAGCGATTCCATTTTTAGGTGAAATTGATCCTGAAAATCCACCAAGACAAGAATATATTGTAAAACCTTTGATTTATACGATAACGCCAACTACACCAATTATTGAAAAAATTGATGTGTGTGTAGATTATACAATCAACGAAAAGTTATTAACATTAAATGATTATATCACTAGATTATTACCTACCAATATTCTGAATTTAAATCCTAATCCTGTCATTGAATTTTATGCAGATCAAGATGCTACTATTCCAATTACAGAATTACAAGCTACAAGAGAATATCAACGTGTTTGGGTAAAACTTAGATTTTTGCAAACTGATGAATATTGTGAGCAAATAAGTCCATTGGATATTAAATTAATTGCAAATGAAGGAATTCTAAAACCTACTCATGTAGTAAATCTTGTTTGTGATAACAACAACGATCAACAAGAAATTATAAATTTATCAGCTTATATTTCTGAGTTTGTTCAGAATCCTGACAATTACACAATTAAATATTTCAGAAATTACAATGCAACAACTAATGCATTTACAAATCAGATTACAAACTATACTAATTTTGTTTTCAATCAAAATACAATAGTATATATTCAATTAACTGATAATAACCTAGAAAGTGTATGTTATCAAAAATTAGAAATTGAATTAATTTTTAATACAGATCTTAATCCACCAATTGATTTGGAAGACGAAGCGCATTTACTAATTTGCAACGAAGCGAATCAAACATTTGTGACGTATAATTTAGATCTTGCCATTCCACAATTATATTTAGAAACGAATAATCCAGAAATTTCAACATTCATAACAGGCATAAAATATTACGAAAACATCGCTGATGCAACTTTAGGAAATGATAATTTCATCCGAAATCCTCAAGCTTTTCAATCTCAAGCAACAATCCCAAAT containing:
- the surE gene encoding 5'/3'-nucleotidase SurE, with product MERPLILITNDDGVTAPGIRNLINMAKEFGEVYVVAPDSPQSGMGHAVTLNKAIFCNEIESNSGVREFSCSGTPVDCVKLAVAHILPRKPDLCLSGINHGSNSSINVIYSGTMSAAVEAGIEGIPAIGFSLDDFDYDANFSAAEKYIKTIIKEVLEKRLPKGIVLNVNIPKVSENDIKGVKVCRQADAKWEEKFDKREDPRGRQYYWMCGEFVNHDKGDDTDEYALENGFISVVPVRYDLTAHHFLSELKNWNF
- a CDS encoding ABC transporter permease; the encoded protein is MDQNSGSFTQIVLRKLRKSPIGLISFSIILLAGLVTISAYFIATDKTKNANRQDLALAYAPIGHHQLTLEIPLPNYTDTRSLSDLFFGKEIDSEHISIASYKIVNDQLTYVPYLGNGLNGDPLHVNLKEWTKHDISLAAIEKDFIFNKTYILGTDSYGRDFFSRLVIGTRISFLIGFIAVFISLVVGVTLGAIAGYYKGKTDNIIMWFINVIWSIPTLLLVIAITLAIGKGFWQIFIAVGLTMWVEVARVVRGQFLSYREKEFVEAARALGFSDFNIIFKQIMPNIIAPVIVISAANFASAILVESGLSFLGIGAQPPTPSWGNIIKEHYSHIILGKQHLAILPGLAIMILVLGFNIFGNTLRDLMDIKN
- a CDS encoding carboxy terminal-processing peptidase, yielding MLDNDDEKEKLVIKNTRNTLSYLHYKPAQIDDKFSENVFNKYIENLDPSKRFLLQSDYDAFKKDIHNLDDYFKTENLSFYNQTVDTMYVRIEEAEKYALEILEKPFDFNTKEDLILDPKNQPYATTKAEAKDLWRKYLKYNTMLEITSMQDDLEGKNAKDSIEIASSEDEKPKNITKNTPFSEIEKIAREDVKDLITDYFRRLKKRKRSTYFSLYVNSHTEQYDPHTSFFSPTDKEDFDVSMSGQLEGIGAKLQDKKGYATIAELVVGGPAWKGGKLEVGDQIIKVAQGKKGEPVNIVGMLLDEAIRLIRGKKGSEVILTVKKKDGSTQDISIIRDVIEHDEVFARSAVISDANGDKYGVIYLPEFYTSMGEKEGRDPSVDIEKEIALLKKENIKGLVFDVRNNGGGSLEEVVQISGLFIKNGPIVQVKRSDGMKKIHEDKDDNIAYDGPLVILVNELSASASEILAAAMQDYGRAVVVGSPQSFGKGTVQTMLPLDQRTRSDEYGAIKLTIQKFYRVNGGSTQLKGVASDIPMVDQFTYSDINEGSRPEALAWDQIEALSVQKWNNPFDLNVIKAKSAERLKNNQHLKMIDESMQLVKKFEETKKVPLNIEEYKAYRKNREAEIKKFEDLDKYSNKLNVSMNAKDLATSKNDTVFKAKRENWIKGLKKDIYLEESVNVLKDLRK